Proteins from a genomic interval of Caulobacter rhizosphaerae:
- a CDS encoding SDR family oxidoreductase: MVGPTLARLFSLEGKVALVTGASRGIGAALADGLAGAGARVVGVARSPAPRDPFRQPVRYVSADVAAGLDALVAGIVAEHGRIDVLVNAAGVSVSAAPDQALAAFDTTLDVNLRAAYAACLAVAPHMAAQGEEGGGSIVNVTSINSLVGFPGNPGYVAAKGGLRLLTKALAVDLGPRGIRVNALAPGYIHTDMTAASFADPERHAARARHTCLGRWGEVEDLVGAAIFLASDASRYMTGQDLVIDGGWTAKGLT; encoded by the coding sequence ATGGTAGGCCCCACGCTGGCCCGGCTGTTCTCGCTGGAGGGCAAGGTCGCCCTGGTGACCGGCGCGTCGCGGGGCATCGGCGCGGCCTTGGCCGACGGCCTCGCCGGCGCCGGCGCCCGCGTTGTCGGCGTGGCGCGCTCGCCGGCGCCGCGCGATCCGTTTCGCCAGCCGGTCCGCTATGTGTCAGCCGACGTGGCCGCGGGGCTGGATGCGCTGGTCGCCGGGATCGTCGCCGAGCACGGTCGCATCGACGTGCTGGTCAACGCCGCAGGGGTCAGCGTTTCGGCCGCGCCGGATCAGGCCCTCGCCGCGTTCGACACGACGCTGGACGTCAATCTCCGCGCCGCCTACGCCGCCTGCCTGGCGGTGGCGCCGCACATGGCGGCCCAAGGCGAAGAGGGGGGCGGATCCATCGTCAACGTCACCAGCATCAACAGCCTCGTCGGCTTTCCCGGCAACCCGGGCTACGTGGCGGCCAAGGGCGGCTTGCGGCTGCTGACCAAGGCCCTGGCGGTCGATCTGGGGCCGCGCGGCATCCGGGTCAACGCGCTCGCCCCCGGCTATATCCACACCGACATGACCGCCGCCAGCTTCGCCGATCCCGAACGTCACGCCGCCCGCGCCCGCCACACCTGCCTGGGTCGCTGGGGCGAGGTCGAGGACCTGGTCGGGGCGGCGATCTTCCTGGCGTCGGACGCGTCGCGCTACATGACCGGGCAGGACCTGGTGATCGACGGCGGCTGGACCGCCAAGGGGCTGACATGA
- a CDS encoding thiamine pyrophosphate-binding protein: MSPSRPPIRPAAERNIASYAVDLAAALGVRAAFTLTGGMAMYLNRAVSTHSGLTAIYNQHEQACAGAAEGYAKATDYRVAGLAVVTAGPGVTNTITSLCSAYGDSAPVIVLAGQVKTADIDSFGTRTHGAQEVRSRDLVSPCVKRFVRVTAEGFRDELVETFAEAFTGRPGPVFVELPLDVQNLVIDYVAEDVLAAAQAVRDRIAGDADPSDAASLAEALTWLLGGRRPLVYVGNGCRVAGVGQVVRAFLEAHGVPAVFSWLSADQLPTHHPLNFGAPGGLAPLSANQILYQADRVLFLGARLDLGTTAFQRHDFGAQAERLMVDVDAGELAKFAGLPDTRALKADLSTLPAAVQATSAAASAMAADWRAWCEARRAEYLADERQRLTVDSLNVFGVAQRLSAWSAGKVFVPTGSGSAIEAFIRFFAPGEDSRCFFGASLGAMGLGLPQAIGAAFATDRRVVCVEADGGLMLNIQELATLSHYAPKGFVLFVLNNDGYTSIHASQNRHFGAVGGAGRESGVFIPDYGQVAPAFGLRYARVDSLAALDALLPALDAEAAPIFVDLIIDRAESRGPTVKTVISPDGKLSSTPLSDIQW; this comes from the coding sequence ATGAGTCCTTCTCGTCCCCCGATCCGGCCAGCGGCCGAGCGTAATATCGCTTCGTATGCGGTGGACCTGGCCGCGGCGCTGGGCGTCCGCGCAGCCTTTACCCTGACGGGCGGGATGGCCATGTACTTGAACCGGGCGGTCTCGACCCATTCCGGACTGACCGCTATCTACAACCAGCATGAGCAGGCCTGCGCCGGCGCGGCTGAAGGCTACGCCAAGGCGACCGACTATCGGGTCGCCGGTCTGGCGGTGGTCACGGCGGGGCCGGGCGTGACCAACACCATCACCAGCCTGTGCTCGGCCTATGGCGACAGCGCCCCGGTCATCGTCCTGGCCGGCCAGGTCAAGACGGCCGACATCGACAGCTTCGGCACGCGCACCCACGGCGCCCAGGAAGTCCGTTCCCGCGACTTGGTCAGCCCCTGCGTCAAGCGCTTCGTCCGCGTCACTGCGGAAGGCTTTCGCGATGAACTGGTCGAGACCTTCGCCGAGGCCTTCACCGGCCGGCCGGGACCGGTGTTCGTCGAACTGCCGCTCGACGTCCAGAACCTGGTGATCGACTATGTGGCCGAAGATGTACTGGCGGCCGCCCAGGCGGTACGCGACCGGATCGCCGGCGACGCCGACCCGTCCGACGCCGCCTCGCTGGCCGAAGCCCTGACCTGGCTGCTGGGCGGCCGCCGGCCGCTGGTTTATGTCGGCAATGGCTGCCGCGTGGCCGGGGTCGGCCAAGTGGTGCGCGCCTTCCTGGAGGCGCACGGCGTTCCGGCGGTGTTCTCTTGGCTGTCGGCCGATCAGTTGCCCACGCACCATCCGCTGAACTTTGGCGCGCCGGGCGGCCTGGCGCCGCTTTCGGCCAACCAGATCCTCTACCAGGCCGACCGCGTGTTGTTCCTGGGCGCGCGGCTGGACCTGGGCACCACGGCCTTTCAACGTCACGACTTCGGAGCCCAGGCCGAGCGGCTGATGGTCGACGTCGACGCCGGCGAACTGGCCAAGTTCGCGGGCCTGCCCGATACCCGCGCGCTGAAGGCCGACCTGTCCACCCTTCCGGCCGCCGTCCAGGCCACCTCGGCGGCGGCCAGCGCCATGGCCGCCGACTGGCGCGCCTGGTGCGAGGCCCGCCGCGCCGAATATCTGGCTGACGAGCGCCAGCGCCTGACCGTCGATAGCCTCAACGTCTTCGGCGTGGCTCAGCGCCTGTCGGCCTGGTCGGCGGGCAAGGTGTTCGTGCCCACCGGCTCGGGCTCGGCGATCGAAGCCTTCATCCGCTTTTTCGCTCCGGGCGAGGACAGCCGCTGCTTCTTCGGCGCCTCGCTGGGCGCCATGGGCTTGGGCCTGCCGCAAGCGATCGGCGCGGCCTTCGCCACCGACCGTCGGGTGGTCTGTGTCGAGGCCGATGGCGGGCTGATGCTCAACATCCAGGAACTGGCGACCCTGAGCCACTACGCGCCAAAGGGCTTCGTACTCTTCGTCCTGAACAACGACGGCTACACCTCGATCCACGCGTCGCAGAACCGCCACTTCGGCGCGGTGGGCGGGGCGGGCCGCGAGTCCGGCGTGTTCATTCCCGACTATGGCCAGGTCGCCCCGGCCTTCGGCCTGCGCTACGCCCGTGTCGACAGCCTGGCCGCCCTGGACGCCCTGCTGCCGGCCCTCGACGCCGAGGCCGCGCCGATCTTCGTGGACCTGATCATCGATCGCGCCGAATCTCGGGGCCCGACGGTCAAGACGGTGATCTCGCCCGACGGCAAGCTGTCCTCGACGCCGCTGTCCGACATCCAATGGTAG
- the nanR gene encoding transcriptional regulator NanR → MLQFPDMALRKSNEGLVAAPIVKRKLSDHVLDRLKAMITSGEYPPGHALPSERELMASYGVGRPAIREAMQALANMGLITIKHGERARVRPLSAKAAVGQIDLVAQLMLSASPTMLENLKDARRFFERGMVREAAQKADSADIEELGQLVEEQAAVVGDAEAFIAADRRFHGKIAAISRNAIFDAVSEAMLGWLRDHQVEPSATIAQRRLALQAHAAIVNSIKARDPDGAEAALLRYLDQSDA, encoded by the coding sequence TTGCTCCAGTTTCCGGACATGGCGCTTCGCAAGTCAAACGAAGGGCTGGTCGCCGCGCCGATCGTCAAGCGCAAGCTGTCCGACCATGTCCTCGACCGCCTCAAGGCGATGATCACCTCGGGAGAGTATCCTCCGGGGCATGCCTTGCCATCGGAACGCGAGCTGATGGCCAGCTACGGCGTCGGCCGACCGGCGATCCGCGAGGCCATGCAGGCCCTGGCCAATATGGGGCTGATCACCATCAAGCACGGCGAGCGGGCCCGGGTGCGGCCGCTGTCGGCCAAGGCCGCGGTCGGCCAAATCGACCTCGTCGCCCAGCTGATGCTGTCGGCTTCGCCGACCATGCTGGAGAATCTCAAGGACGCCCGCCGGTTCTTCGAACGCGGCATGGTCCGGGAGGCGGCCCAGAAAGCCGATTCGGCCGACATTGAGGAGCTCGGCCAGCTGGTCGAGGAGCAGGCGGCTGTTGTCGGTGACGCCGAGGCCTTCATCGCCGCCGACCGGCGCTTCCACGGCAAGATCGCCGCCATCTCGCGCAACGCCATCTTCGACGCGGTCTCCGAGGCCATGCTGGGGTGGCTGCGCGATCACCAGGTCGAGCCCAGCGCGACAATCGCCCAAAGGCGCCTGGCGCTTCAGGCGCACGCCGCGATCGTCAACAGCATCAAGGCCCGCGATCCGGACGGCGCCGAAGCGGCGCTTCTGCGCTATCTCGATCAATCGGACGCCTAG
- a CDS encoding DUF1593 domain-containing protein, which produces MTRSLSLLTAAAAMVLLGLGAVSTQAAPARKAAAPAPAPAAPKSRVMMLTDIGGDPDDQESMVRFLLYANEFDVEGLLAVSSRHLRTGVQPEQIRARVAAYGQVLPNLRAQSRDYPDTQFLMDRIKAGSSAFGMAGVGEGKDTEASRWIITVVDKPDPRPVYLSLWGGAVDLAQALWTVRNTRSAADTAAFVSKLRVYSISDQDNAGGWIRRYFPDLFWITSIHAHRHYNLSTWGGMSGDRFYYFDGPDFGLVSREWARENVRKGPLGALYPLPEFIMEGDTPSFLYLIPNGLGSPEHPDYGSWGGRYGKVSEWDGLWADTSDFVIDAQGKPHQDNKATIWRWREAYQNDFAARIQWTLQESYKGANHNPQLVLNGVGGREAVEIVAKPGERVELNAEGSRDPDGDKVVYSWWQYRESEALNRSPELALQRGDPMHTRFTVPQVSERTRFHVILEAKDAGTPALYAYRRAIITVEPKT; this is translated from the coding sequence ATGACCCGCTCCCTTTCACTTCTGACGGCCGCTGCGGCGATGGTCCTGCTGGGTCTCGGCGCCGTTTCGACCCAGGCTGCGCCCGCCCGGAAGGCCGCCGCGCCGGCTCCGGCGCCCGCCGCGCCCAAGAGCCGGGTGATGATGCTGACCGATATCGGCGGCGATCCCGACGACCAGGAATCGATGGTCCGCTTCCTGCTCTACGCCAACGAATTCGATGTCGAGGGCCTGCTGGCGGTCAGTTCGCGGCACCTGCGCACCGGCGTCCAGCCCGAACAGATCCGCGCTCGCGTGGCCGCCTATGGTCAAGTGCTGCCGAACCTGCGGGCCCAGTCGAGGGACTATCCCGACACCCAGTTCCTGATGGACCGGATCAAGGCCGGCAGCAGCGCGTTCGGCATGGCCGGGGTCGGCGAAGGCAAGGATACGGAAGCCTCGCGCTGGATCATCACGGTGGTCGACAAGCCCGATCCGCGTCCGGTCTATCTGTCGCTATGGGGCGGCGCGGTCGACTTGGCGCAGGCGCTGTGGACCGTCCGCAACACCCGCTCCGCGGCCGATACCGCGGCCTTCGTCAGCAAGCTGCGCGTCTATTCGATCTCCGACCAGGATAACGCCGGCGGCTGGATCCGCCGCTACTTTCCGGACCTGTTCTGGATCACCAGCATCCACGCCCATCGTCATTACAACCTGTCGACCTGGGGCGGCATGTCCGGCGACCGGTTCTATTATTTCGACGGTCCCGACTTTGGCCTGGTGTCGCGGGAGTGGGCTCGGGAGAACGTCCGCAAGGGACCGCTGGGGGCGCTGTATCCGCTGCCCGAATTCATCATGGAAGGCGATACGCCCAGCTTCCTCTACCTGATCCCCAACGGCCTGGGCTCGCCCGAACATCCCGATTACGGTAGCTGGGGCGGCCGTTACGGCAAGGTGTCGGAATGGGACGGACTTTGGGCCGACACCAGCGACTTCGTGATTGACGCCCAGGGCAAGCCGCACCAGGACAACAAGGCCACGATCTGGCGCTGGCGCGAGGCCTACCAGAACGATTTCGCCGCCCGCATCCAGTGGACGCTGCAGGAGTCGTACAAGGGCGCGAACCACAATCCGCAACTGGTGCTGAACGGCGTGGGCGGCCGCGAGGCGGTCGAGATCGTCGCCAAGCCCGGCGAGCGGGTCGAGCTGAACGCCGAAGGCTCGCGTGATCCTGACGGCGACAAGGTCGTCTACAGCTGGTGGCAGTACCGGGAATCCGAGGCGCTGAACCGCTCGCCCGAACTGGCGCTTCAGCGCGGGGACCCGATGCACACGCGCTTCACCGTTCCGCAAGTCAGCGAACGCACCCGCTTTCACGTAATTCTCGAGGCCAAGGACGCCGGAACACCGGCGCTCTACGCCTATCGGCGAGCGATCATCACCGTGGAGCCCAAGACATGA
- a CDS encoding sugar phosphate isomerase/epimerase family protein → MSKPRFGAGIWHFATYVDRYATDGYGPPVSLIEAIDKAGQVGELSVVDLNYPFVDPKLSLDEVEVALKRNNLGVIGITPEIYTREFAKGAFTNPDPGVRRRANELINDAANVVRRFGADYVKLWPGQDGWDYPFQVDHHKLWRMSMDGVGELASQNPDLKFVIEYKPREPRVHMSYDSVARTLLGIEKIGLPNIGILLDFGHSLYGGESPADAAQLAIDHGRLFGMDVNDNMRGWDDDMVAGTVHPIELFEFFHVLRKNKWDGVWQLDQFPFREDSVTAARMAIDFLKVIDRALDKLDFEALQAAQDRQDALEALRLAQAALYSSY, encoded by the coding sequence ATGAGCAAGCCAAGGTTCGGGGCCGGCATCTGGCACTTCGCGACCTATGTCGACCGCTACGCCACAGACGGCTACGGTCCGCCGGTCAGCCTGATCGAGGCGATCGACAAGGCCGGGCAGGTGGGCGAGCTGTCGGTGGTCGACCTGAACTACCCGTTCGTCGATCCCAAGCTCAGCCTCGATGAGGTCGAGGTCGCGCTGAAGCGCAACAATCTGGGGGTCATCGGGATCACCCCCGAGATCTATACCCGCGAATTCGCCAAGGGGGCCTTCACCAATCCCGATCCGGGCGTGCGGCGCCGGGCCAATGAACTGATCAACGACGCGGCCAATGTCGTGCGCCGGTTCGGGGCCGACTATGTCAAGCTGTGGCCGGGCCAGGACGGCTGGGATTATCCATTCCAGGTCGATCATCACAAGCTGTGGCGGATGTCGATGGACGGCGTCGGCGAGCTGGCCAGCCAGAACCCCGACCTGAAGTTCGTCATCGAGTACAAGCCGCGCGAGCCCCGCGTGCACATGAGCTACGATTCGGTGGCCCGCACCTTGTTGGGCATCGAGAAGATCGGCCTGCCCAACATCGGCATCCTGCTCGACTTCGGCCACTCGCTGTACGGCGGCGAGTCGCCGGCGGACGCCGCCCAACTGGCCATCGACCACGGCCGGCTGTTCGGCATGGACGTCAACGACAACATGCGCGGCTGGGACGACGACATGGTGGCCGGCACGGTCCACCCGATCGAGCTGTTCGAGTTCTTCCACGTGCTGCGTAAAAACAAGTGGGACGGCGTCTGGCAGCTGGACCAGTTCCCCTTCCGAGAGGACAGCGTCACGGCGGCCCGCATGGCCATCGACTTCCTCAAGGTGATCGACCGGGCGCTGGACAAGCTGGATTTCGAGGCCCTGCAGGCCGCCCAGGACCGGCAGGACGCCCTGGAGGCCCTGCGCCTGGCCCAGGCCGCGCTGTACTCGTCCTACTGA
- a CDS encoding D-ribose ABC transporter substrate-binding protein: MKRSHLIVAIAIAAAVAVVLAVAWLAPKGRSNLIVIITPSMDNPFFGQEALGAEARAKALGYQTLKFSHDDDAFKQSQLVDTAIARNAGAIILDNAGADASAAAVAKAKAAGVPVFLIDREINTRGLATAQIVSNNYQGAALGAEAFIQAMGEKGAYVELVGKESDTNAMIRSKGFHEVIDQYPDLKLISRQTANWSQSEAFAKTQSILQAHPEVKGVIAGNDTMALGAVAALESVGRSDVVVVGFDGSNDARDGIRAGKLHATVLQPAYRQAQYAVELADRYLKTGKTGQPEKQLMDCFLITSANAADLDNFNLVRR, translated from the coding sequence ATGAAGCGCAGCCACCTGATCGTCGCCATCGCCATCGCCGCCGCCGTCGCGGTCGTGCTGGCGGTCGCTTGGCTGGCGCCCAAGGGACGGTCGAACCTGATCGTCATCATCACCCCGTCGATGGACAACCCGTTCTTCGGCCAGGAGGCTCTTGGCGCGGAGGCGCGGGCCAAGGCCCTCGGCTACCAGACCCTGAAGTTCTCGCACGACGACGACGCCTTCAAGCAGAGCCAGCTGGTCGACACGGCCATCGCCCGCAACGCCGGGGCGATCATCCTGGACAACGCCGGCGCCGACGCCAGCGCGGCGGCCGTGGCCAAGGCCAAGGCGGCGGGCGTGCCGGTGTTCCTGATCGACCGCGAGATCAACACCCGTGGCCTGGCCACCGCCCAGATCGTTTCCAACAACTACCAGGGTGCGGCCCTGGGAGCCGAGGCTTTCATCCAGGCCATGGGTGAGAAGGGCGCCTATGTCGAGCTGGTCGGCAAGGAGTCCGACACCAACGCCATGATCCGCTCCAAGGGCTTCCACGAGGTCATCGACCAGTATCCGGACTTGAAGCTGATCAGCCGCCAGACCGCCAACTGGAGCCAGTCGGAGGCTTTCGCCAAGACCCAGTCGATCCTGCAGGCCCATCCCGAGGTGAAGGGCGTGATCGCCGGCAACGACACCATGGCCCTGGGGGCAGTGGCGGCGCTGGAAAGCGTTGGGCGCTCCGACGTCGTGGTGGTCGGCTTCGACGGCTCCAACGACGCCCGCGACGGCATCCGCGCCGGCAAGCTGCACGCCACCGTGCTGCAGCCCGCCTACCGCCAGGCCCAGTACGCTGTGGAACTGGCCGATCGCTACCTGAAGACCGGCAAGACCGGCCAGCCCGAGAAGCAGTTGATGGACTGCTTCCTGATCACCTCGGCCAACGCCGCCGACCTCGACAATTTCAATCTCGTCCGTCGATAG
- a CDS encoding DeoR/GlpR family DNA-binding transcription regulator, with translation MAKSGPKGPRTSVPPPAEKSARQRAIEAGAGLLAEPRRMRILEWLQEEGSARVRDLSDAFSVSEATIRQDLERLESEGQITREHGGAYLRSVPQQVRAMALQHMVNMDAKRRIGRLAASLVSDGETIILDSGSTTTEVAMNLLERQNLNVVTNALNIALALGALPSCSVHMPGGQFKAPTLSLSGERSAAFFEGLYAEKAFLATAAVSFEAGLTYPSLADLYVKRAMIAAASRVYLVADSTKIGRTSFSSLGGVEIVNTLITDQAIRDEDRRAFEARGIHVLVA, from the coding sequence ATGGCCAAGTCTGGCCCCAAGGGACCAAGGACGTCCGTTCCGCCGCCCGCCGAGAAGTCGGCCCGGCAGCGCGCCATCGAGGCCGGGGCGGGTCTGCTGGCCGAACCGCGCCGGATGAGAATCCTGGAGTGGCTGCAGGAGGAGGGCAGCGCCCGGGTGCGCGACCTTTCCGACGCCTTCTCAGTGTCGGAAGCCACCATCCGCCAGGACCTGGAACGGCTGGAAAGCGAGGGCCAGATCACGCGCGAGCATGGCGGCGCCTATCTGCGTTCCGTGCCTCAGCAGGTGCGGGCCATGGCGCTGCAGCACATGGTCAACATGGACGCCAAGCGGCGGATCGGCCGGCTGGCCGCCTCGCTCGTCAGCGACGGCGAGACCATTATCCTGGACTCCGGCTCGACCACCACCGAGGTGGCGATGAACCTGCTGGAACGGCAGAACCTCAACGTCGTCACCAACGCCCTGAACATTGCTCTGGCCCTGGGGGCTTTGCCCTCGTGCTCGGTGCATATGCCGGGCGGCCAATTCAAGGCGCCGACCCTGTCGCTGAGCGGCGAGCGGTCGGCGGCGTTCTTCGAGGGGCTCTATGCCGAAAAGGCCTTCCTGGCGACGGCCGCCGTCTCGTTCGAGGCGGGGCTGACCTATCCGTCCCTGGCCGACCTCTATGTGAAGCGGGCGATGATCGCCGCGGCCTCCCGGGTCTACCTGGTGGCCGATTCCACCAAGATCGGCCGCACCTCGTTCTCGTCGCTGGGCGGGGTCGAGATCGTCAACACCCTGATCACCGACCAGGCCATCCGCGACGAGGATCGTCGCGCCTTCGAGGCGCGCGGCATCCACGTCCTGGTCGCCTGA
- a CDS encoding ABC transporter permease, with the protein MATEIFAVQAPVVPQTRGVPALLLKLRALIALAVVVAFFSVAAPNFLSASNFLIMFKHIAITAILAIGMTYVILTGGIDLSVGSIAGLGGMAAGALILNGVTLQPLGVVVYPGVPLVIAIVLLLGGFAGFLNGVLVARFRVAPFIATLGMLYVARGAALLLSDGATFPNLVGRTGLGNEGFPWLGSASVLGLPVTVLLLAALALLAGFVARDTPFGRWVYAVGGNERAALLSGVRVDRVKIAVYVISGVCAALVGMIVASELVAAHPASGETFELSAIAAVVLGGASLSGGRGSVGGALIGACVIGVLGDGLVMMGVSEFWQMVIKGLVIIAAVVLDQLQGRLTAAGRA; encoded by the coding sequence ATGGCGACCGAGATTTTCGCCGTCCAAGCTCCCGTCGTCCCGCAAACTCGCGGCGTCCCGGCTTTGCTGCTGAAGCTGCGGGCGCTGATCGCCCTGGCGGTGGTGGTCGCCTTCTTCTCCGTCGCGGCGCCAAACTTCCTGTCGGCGTCCAACTTCCTGATCATGTTCAAGCATATCGCCATCACGGCGATCCTGGCGATCGGCATGACCTACGTGATCCTGACCGGCGGCATCGACCTGTCGGTAGGGTCGATCGCGGGGCTGGGCGGCATGGCGGCCGGGGCCCTGATCCTGAACGGCGTGACGCTGCAGCCCCTGGGCGTGGTGGTTTATCCGGGCGTGCCGTTGGTGATCGCGATCGTGCTGCTGCTGGGCGGTTTCGCCGGCTTCCTCAATGGCGTGCTGGTGGCCCGGTTTCGCGTCGCGCCGTTCATCGCCACCCTGGGCATGCTGTACGTGGCGCGGGGCGCGGCCCTGCTGCTATCGGACGGCGCGACCTTCCCCAACCTGGTCGGCCGGACCGGCCTGGGCAACGAAGGCTTTCCGTGGCTGGGGTCGGCCAGCGTGCTGGGCCTGCCGGTCACGGTGCTGCTGCTGGCGGCCCTTGCCCTGCTGGCCGGCTTCGTGGCGCGCGATACGCCGTTCGGCCGCTGGGTCTACGCCGTGGGCGGCAACGAGCGCGCCGCCTTGCTGTCGGGCGTGCGCGTCGACCGGGTGAAGATCGCGGTCTATGTGATCTCCGGCGTCTGCGCGGCCCTGGTCGGGATGATCGTCGCCTCAGAGCTGGTGGCGGCTCATCCCGCCAGCGGCGAGACCTTCGAACTCAGCGCCATCGCGGCCGTCGTCCTGGGCGGGGCGTCGCTGTCGGGCGGTCGGGGAAGCGTGGGCGGCGCATTGATCGGCGCCTGCGTGATCGGGGTGCTGGGCGACGGCCTGGTGATGATGGGCGTCAGCGAGTTCTGGCAGATGGTCATCAAGGGGCTTGTGATTATCGCCGCGGTCGTGCTCGACCAGCTCCAGGGGCGTCTGACGGCCGCGGGGAGGGCCTGA
- a CDS encoding sugar ABC transporter ATP-binding protein, whose product MAVLRAEKISKAYNGVAALDGVDFDVHAGAVNVLIGENGAGKSTLMKILAGVEQPTAGRLLLDGEPVRFSSVREAAAAGVGIVFQELNLCPNLTVTQNIFLGRGLTTTPGVLDHAGEQARARAVLSRLAHAIDPDALVGDLRVGEQQIVEIAKALIDDARVLILDEPTSALSAAEVEVLFGVIGELKQSGVAVIYISHRLEELMRIGDHVTVLRDGRLQASRPASDASVGWIVEQMLGDKSRDQPRRSGPSAGQVVLAIEELRVPRPGGGWLVDGVTTRVRAGEVTALYGLLGSGRTELLEGLCGARPAQGSIVLAGEDISDLSLADRCARRLRFAPEDRQRDALFHNLSVGGNLGLSSLWAFARSGVIGGPRERSAIDAMMARLGVKAASAGAPIGTLSGGNQQKVVIGRCLMTAPLVLLLDEPSRGVDVGARGELFETMRGLAEQGLAVVFATSDLAEARAVADRVLVMAGGQLTADLPIDQADEAALVAASNGVGDTSSSSMELAG is encoded by the coding sequence GTGGCGGTGTTGCGGGCGGAGAAGATCAGCAAGGCCTATAACGGCGTGGCCGCTCTGGACGGGGTCGACTTCGACGTCCACGCCGGCGCGGTCAACGTGCTGATCGGTGAGAACGGCGCAGGCAAGTCGACCCTGATGAAGATCCTGGCCGGGGTCGAGCAGCCGACGGCGGGGCGGCTGCTGCTGGACGGCGAGCCGGTGCGCTTTTCCTCGGTGCGCGAGGCCGCCGCGGCCGGCGTCGGGATCGTGTTCCAGGAATTGAACCTCTGTCCCAACCTGACGGTGACGCAGAACATCTTCCTCGGCCGCGGCCTGACCACGACGCCGGGCGTCCTGGACCACGCCGGCGAGCAGGCGCGCGCTCGCGCCGTACTGTCGCGCCTGGCCCACGCCATCGACCCTGACGCCCTGGTCGGCGACCTGCGAGTTGGCGAGCAGCAGATCGTCGAGATCGCCAAGGCCCTGATCGACGACGCCCGGGTGCTGATTCTGGATGAGCCGACCTCGGCGCTAAGCGCCGCCGAGGTCGAGGTGTTGTTCGGCGTGATCGGGGAGCTGAAGCAGTCCGGCGTGGCGGTGATCTACATCTCGCATCGGCTGGAAGAGCTGATGCGCATCGGCGACCATGTCACCGTGCTGCGCGACGGGCGACTTCAGGCCTCCAGGCCCGCCTCGGACGCGTCGGTGGGCTGGATCGTCGAGCAGATGCTGGGCGACAAGAGTCGTGACCAGCCCCGTCGTTCGGGCCCTTCGGCCGGCCAGGTGGTGTTGGCGATCGAGGAGCTGCGGGTTCCGCGCCCGGGCGGCGGCTGGCTGGTGGACGGGGTCACGACGCGGGTCCGGGCCGGCGAGGTGACCGCGCTCTACGGCTTGCTGGGTTCGGGGCGCACGGAGCTGCTGGAAGGCCTGTGCGGCGCTCGACCAGCCCAGGGTTCGATCGTGCTGGCCGGCGAGGACATCTCGGACCTGAGCCTGGCCGACCGATGCGCGCGGCGTCTGCGCTTCGCGCCGGAGGACCGCCAGCGCGACGCACTGTTTCACAATCTTTCGGTGGGCGGCAATCTGGGGCTCTCCAGCCTGTGGGCCTTCGCGCGGAGCGGCGTGATCGGCGGTCCGCGTGAACGCTCGGCGATCGACGCCATGATGGCCCGGCTGGGCGTCAAAGCCGCCTCGGCCGGGGCGCCGATCGGGACGTTGTCCGGAGGCAACCAGCAGAAGGTGGTGATCGGGCGCTGCCTGATGACCGCGCCCCTGGTGCTGCTGCTGGACGAACCCAGCCGCGGCGTCGACGTCGGGGCGCGGGGCGAATTGTTCGAGACTATGCGAGGTCTGGCGGAGCAGGGCCTGGCCGTGGTGTTCGCCACGTCCGACCTGGCGGAGGCCCGCGCCGTCGCCGACCGGGTGCTGGTGATGGCCGGCGGCCAGCTGACGGCCGATCTGCCGATTGATCAGGCCGACGAAGCGGCCCTGGTCGCGGCGTCGAACGGCGTGGGGGATACCTCGTCCAGCTCTATGGAGCTCGCGGGTTGA